TGTGTTCACAACGAGTTGAGGAGGCGAAAGCCGACCGTGTCAGCGCAGCTCCGCGGCCGCCCGCGCACCGGCGGACGTATGTCGGACGGGTCACGGCGGACCCGAGGTTACGTACCAGTAGTTCACATTCCGTCGGAAATTCCGGGCACCACCCCAGGGAAGGCTCAACAGGGAGACCCCGGCCGGCCGTGTCATCCGCCAGCCGGGTGAAAGCGGACTGGAGCGCCCCTGCCCGCACCCGTCCCCCCTGCCGTAAAGCGGATACAAAGGACAAAACCCCGCAAAGCGTCACAAGCCAGGTGAGCTGATGATCGGTCGCATCCCTGTTCTGGACATCCGCCCGCAGATCGATTGCGGCCGCCGCCCGGCGAAGGCCGTGGTGGGCGAGACCTTCGAGGTCTCGGCCACCGTCTTCCGCGAAGGCCATGACGCGGTCGCGGCCAATGTGGTGCTGCGCAATCCCGCCGGCCGCTGCGGTCCGTGGACGCCGATGCAGGAGCGGGCGCCCGGCACCGACCGCTGGAGCTGCGAGGTCACCCCGGACGTCGAGGGACGCTGGACCTTCACCGTCGAGGCGTGGTCCGACCCGCTCGCGACCTGGCGCAAGCACGCCTCGGTCAAGATCCCGGCGGGCATCGACACCGAGCTGGTGCTCGCCGAGGGCGCCGCGCTGCACGAGCGGGCGGCCGCCGACGTCCCCAAGAGCGACGGCCGGGAGTCGGTGCTGGCCGCCCTGGACGCGCTGCGCGATCCGCAGCTGCCGGCCGCCACCCGTCTCGCCGCGGCGCTCTCCCCGCAGGTCATCGAGGCCCTCGACCGCCATCCGCTGCGCGAGCTGCTGACCGTCTCGCGCCCCATGCCGCTGGTCGTCGAGCGCCGCCGGGCCCTGTTCGGCTCGTGGTACGAACTCTTCCCGCGCTCCGAGGGCGCCGTCGTCACCGCACGGGGCACCGCCGTCAGCGGCACCCTGCGCACCGCCGCCGAGCGGCTGCCGGCCGTCGCCGCGATGGGCTTCGACGTGGTCTACCTCCCGCCCGTCCACCCCATCGGCACCGCCTTCCGCAAGGGCCCCAACAACGCCCTGTCGGCCGGCCCGGACGACGTCGGCTCCCCCTGGGCGATCGGCTCGGCGGCCGGCGGCCACGACGCCCTCCACCCCGACCTGGGCACCTTCGAGGACTTCGAGCACTTCGTGCGCACCGCCCGCGACCTGCGGATGGAGGTGGCCCTGGACTTCGCGCTGCAGTGTTCGCCCGACCACCCCTGGGTCACCCTGCACCCGCAGTGGTTCCACCACCGCGCGGACGGCTCGATCGCCTACGCCGAGAACCCGCCGAAGAAGTACCAGGACATCTACCCCCTCGCC
The sequence above is a segment of the Streptomyces lydicus genome. Coding sequences within it:
- a CDS encoding alpha-1,4-glucan--maltose-1-phosphate maltosyltransferase, which translates into the protein MIGRIPVLDIRPQIDCGRRPAKAVVGETFEVSATVFREGHDAVAANVVLRNPAGRCGPWTPMQERAPGTDRWSCEVTPDVEGRWTFTVEAWSDPLATWRKHASVKIPAGIDTELVLAEGAALHERAAADVPKSDGRESVLAALDALRDPQLPAATRLAAALSPQVIEALDRHPLRELLTVSRPMPLVVERRRALFGSWYELFPRSEGAVVTARGTAVSGTLRTAAERLPAVAAMGFDVVYLPPVHPIGTAFRKGPNNALSAGPDDVGSPWAIGSAAGGHDALHPDLGTFEDFEHFVRTARDLRMEVALDFALQCSPDHPWVTLHPQWFHHRADGSIAYAENPPKKYQDIYPLAFDSDFRGLVRETERVLRFWMAKGVRIFRVDNPHTKPVAFWEKVLGDINRTDPDVLFLAEAFTRPAMLHTLAQIGFQQSYTYFTWRNTKQELTDYLTELSGESASYLRPNFFVNTPDILHAYLQEGGRPAFEIRAVLAATLAPTWGVYAGYELCESAPLRPGSEEYLDSEKYQLRPRDWDAAAKEGRTLAPLITTLNRIRRRHPALQQLRNLHFHPVDNDAVLAFSKRAGHGEGADTVLTVVNLDPHHTHEATVSLDMPELGLGRHESFPVRDELTGDTYHWGRDNYVRLEPGSSLAPAHVLSLRPSSPIGGSPN